From Coffea arabica cultivar ET-39 chromosome 2e, Coffea Arabica ET-39 HiFi, whole genome shotgun sequence, the proteins below share one genomic window:
- the LOC113730737 gene encoding SEC12-like protein 1, protein MEGGVDGVAGEGKVTCAAWIRRPENAHLVVIGKSRTPPSSSSLEIFSFDPMAASLSSSPKVIYEFEEGVEPVSIAVHPSGDDIVCSTSTAGCKLLELHARGDNVRLLAKELLPLQNVSPQRCLAFSGDGSRFATGGVDGHLRIFEWPNLRIILDEPRAHKSFQDMDFSLDSEFLASTSTDGSARIWKTDGVPVTTLTRNSDEKIELCRFSRDGTKPFLFCTVQRGNKPLTVVWDISTWEKIGHKRLLPKPASILSISLDGKYLAQGSKDGDVCVVEVKKMEIRHWSKRLHSGSNIISLEFCPSARIVLTASSEWGAMVTKLTVPVDWKEWQIYLLLLGLFLASMLLFYVFFQNSDSFWNFPESARKLNTVFGGSQPDDKTAFEQFEQLDLLS, encoded by the exons ATGGAAGGTGGTGTTGATGGGGTGGCGGGAGAGGGGAAGGTGACGTGTGCGGCGTGGATCAGACGGCCGGAAAATGCGCATCTGGTGGTGATTGGAAAGTCAAGGACGCCCCCCTCTTCTTCTTCACTGGAGATTTTCTCATTTGATCCCATGGCGGcttctctttcttcctctccgaag GTGATTTATGAGTTTGAAGAAggagttgagccggtgagtatTGCGGTACATCCAAGTGGAGACGACATCGTCTGTTCCACCTCCACTGCTGGCTGCAA ATTACTTGAGTTGCATGCTCGAGGAGATAATGTAAGACTTTTGGCCAAAGAATTACTTCCTCTTCAGAATGTCAGTCCACAGAGATGCTTAGCCTTCAGTGGGGATGGATCTCGATTTGCTACTGGAGGAGTT GATGGACATCTCAGAATCTTTGAATGGCCAAATTTGCGCATCATTTTAGACGAACCAAGAGCCCACAAGTCTTTTCAAGACATGGATTTTAG TCTAGACTCAGAGTTTCTAGCTTCAACATCCACTGACGGTTCAGCAAGAATATGGAAGACTGATGGTGTTCCAGTAACAACCTTGACACGAAACTCA GATGAGAAGATTGAACTTTGTCGATTTTCAAGAGATGGGACGAAACCATTTTTGTTTTGCACAGTACAAAGAG GCAATAAACCACTTACTGTTGTCTGGGACATAAGTACATGGGAAAAAATTGGACACAAGAGACTCCTACCTAAACCAGCTTCTATATTATCCATAAGCTTGGATGGAAAGTATCTTGCTCA AGGAAGCAAAGATGGGGATGTGTGTGTGGTTGAAGTAAAGAAGATGGAGATCCGCCATTGGAGTAAGAGGCTGCATTCGGGTTCTAATATCATTTCATTGGAGTTTTGCCCCAGTGCAAG GATTGTCCTAACTGCCTCTTCTGAATGGGGAGCTATGGTGACCAAACTGACTGTTCCTGTTGATTGGAaag AATGGCAGATTTACCTGCTGCTGTTGGGACTATTTTTAGCTTCAATGCTTTTGTTTTACGTATTCTTCCAGAATTCAGATTCTTTCTGGAACTTTCCTGAATCTGCAAGAAAGCTTAACACTGTTTTCGGAGGTTCGCAACCCGATGATAAGACTGCGTTCGAACAATTCGAACAACTAGACTTGTTATCCTGA
- the LOC113730740 gene encoding probable phytol kinase 1, chloroplastic gives MAIGTKVSVGVMVAASSLANCRTTLSLVQFHLPLLRPRLPSAGPLHNLPLAHVSNLIKSGYCIQTSQEKNNYTRSCKQRAFFGDGGLELHDAGATALVVAGAYTLVSTFDKLTSANLIQQNLSRKLVHILSGLLFMASWPMFSTSTGARYFASLVPLINCLRLIVYGLSLAKDEGLVNSVTREGKPEELLRGPLYYVMILILSAIFFWRDSPVGVVSVSMMCGGDGIADIMGRRFGSLKLPYNQQKSWAGSLSMFVFGFLISIGMLYYFSALGCFQLDWSCTVQRVALVSLVATLVESLPTTGIVDDNISVPIASMVTAFLSFGY, from the exons ATGGCGATCGGAACCAAAGTGAGCGTGGGTGTCATGGTCGCCGCCTCCTCCCTCGCCAATTGCAGAACCACTTTATCCTTGGTTCAGTTCCACCTTCCACTACTCCGACCCCGCCTGCCGTCGGCTGGGCCCTTACACAACCTCCCTCTAGCTCACGTTTCCAATCTTATCAAGTCTGGTTATTGCATTCAAACTTCTCAGGAGAAAAATAACTATACTCGTTCGTGTAAGCAACGCGCTTTTTTCGGAGACGGCGGCTTGGAGCTGCACGATGCCGGAGCCACGGCTTTGGTTGTCGCCGGAGCTTACACTCTCGTCTCGACTTTTGATAAACTCACCTCCGCAAATCTCATCCAAcag AATTTGAGCCGAAAACTGGTCCACATACTGTCTGGATTGCTCTTCATGGCTTCCTGGCCAATGTTCAG CACATCCACAGGAGCTCGTTACTTTGCTTCGCTGGTGCCCCTCATAAACTGCTTAAGGCTTATTGTCTATGGCCTTTCATTGGCTAAAGATGAGGGACTCGTAAACTCTGTCACTCGAGAGGGGAAGCCTGA GGAATTGCTTCGAGGTCCCCTTTATTATGTTATGATACTAATTTTAAGTGCAATATTTTTCTGGCGTGACTCTCCCGTTGGAGTGGTTTCAGTGTCAATGATGTGTGGTGGGGATG GCATTGCCGATATCATGGGAAGGAGATTTGGATCCTTAAAACTACCTTACAATCAACAGAAGAGTTGGGCTGGTAGCCTCTCCATGTTTGTATTTGGTTTCTTGATTTCTATTGG GATGCTGTACTACTTTTCAGCCCTTGGATGCTTTCAGTTGGATTGGAGCTGCACGGTACAAAGAGTTGCCTTGGTATCCTTGGTAGCAACACTGGTGGAGTCCCTCCCAACTACAGGAATAGTAGATGATAATATCTCTGTTCCTATAGCAAGCATGGTAACTGCGTTTTTGAGTTTTGGTTACTAG
- the LOC113730741 gene encoding phosphoglucan phosphatase DSP4, amyloplastic isoform X1: MNCLQNILRFSALPLQSFNRGHTGKSSCSVSITMVPTAPQFRHNIVGKAISGSTSSAEMDGAKVDEEKSDVYTHNMTKAMGAVLTYRHELGMNYNFIRPDLIVGSCLQSPEDVDKLRSIGVKTIFCLQQDPDLEYFGVDIKAIREYASSCVDIEHLRAQIRDFDGFDLRMRLPAVVSKLHKAINSNGGVTYIHCTAGMGRAPAVALAYMFWVQGYKLGEAYQLLMNKRSCFPKLDAIKSATADLLTGFKKKLVTLRWYSSNCSTVEISGLDIGWGQRMPLNFDEEQGSWILQRELPEGHYEYKYIVDGEWMCNKYELVTSPNKDGHVNNYIRVADSNPNGISSRIRKRLSGEDPNLTKNERTIIRQFLEACPDEE, translated from the exons ATGAATTGTCTCCAGAATATTCTAAG ATTTTCTGCTTTGCCTTTGCAAAGCTTTAATAGAGGTCATACCGGAAAATCTTCGTGCTCAGTTAGCATCACT ATGGTGCCGACAGCTCCGCAGTTTCGGCATAATATTGTGGGAAAG GCTATATCTGGTTCTACATCTAGTGCTGAGATGGATGGTGCTAAAGTGGACGAGGAAAAATCTGATGTATATACCCACAACATGACCAAGGCCATGGGCGCCG TCTTGACTTACAGACATGAACTAGGAATGAACTACAATTTCATTCGTCCAGATTTGATTGTGGGGTCATGCCTGCAG TCTCCTGAAGATGTTGACAAGCTTCGCAGCATAGGGGTCAAAACGATTTTTTGTTTGCAACAAGACCCTGATCTTGA ATATTTTGGGGTCGATATTAAAGCCATTCGCGAGTATGCTAGCTCATGTGTTGACATTGAACACTTGCGAGCTCAAATAAG GGATTTTGATGGGTTTGATTTACGGATGCGGCTTCCAGCAGTGGTGAGCAAATTACACAAGGCCATTAATTCTAATGGCGGTgtaacttatatacattgcacAGCTGGGATGGGAAGAGCTCCTGCAGTCGCT CTAGCTTACATGTTCTGGGTTCAAGGCTATAAACTTGGCGAAGCCTATCAATTGCTCATG AATAAACGCTCTTGCTTCCCAAAGTTGGATGCTATCAAAAGTGCAACTGCTGACCTC CTTACAGGCTTCAAAAAGAAGCTTGTCACGCTGAGGTGGTATAGTAGCAATTGTTCCACAGTGGAAATCTCTGGACTTGATATTGGATGGGGTCAG AGAATGCCATTGAATTTTGACGAGGAACAAGGTTCATGGATACTGCAGAGGGAATTACCA GAAGGACATTATGAGTACAAATACATTGTTGATGGTGAATGGATGTGCAATAAGTACGAACTTGTTACTTCTCCCAACAAAGATGGCCACGTGAACAATTATATCAGA GTTGCAGACAGTAACCCCAATGGCATTAGTTCGAGGATAAGAAAAAGGCTAAGCGGTGAAGACCCCAACCTCACGAAGAACGAAAGAACCATAATTAGACAATTTCTTGAGGCCTGCCCTGATGAGGAGTGA
- the LOC113728508 gene encoding cytochrome P450 703A2-like — protein sequence MGLITLIYIILCLHFLAYVFQSWFRISNNSRRLPPGPPGWPIIGNLLQLSQLPHRDLASLCQKYGPLVYLRLGSIDAITTNDPDIIREILVHQDDVFASRPRTLAAVHLAYGCGDVALAPLGPKWKRMRRICMEHLLTTKRLESFSRHRADEAQHLVEDVWSKARKEEPINLREVLGAFSMNNVTRMLLEKQYFGEESAGPQEAMEFMHITHELFWLLGLIYLGDYLPFWRWIDPYGCERKMREVEKRVDDFHSKIIQEHRKKLQTEGVKDEAEIDFVDVLLSLAGEDGEAHLDDKDIKALIQDMIAAATDTSAVTNEWAMAEVIKHPTVLEKIQEELDTVVGRDRMVTESDLAHLNYLRCVVRETFRMHPAGPFLIPHESVRATTINGYHIPAKTRVFINTHGLGRNTKIWDDVEEFRPERHLTGDGSRVEISHGSDFKILPFSAGKRKCPGAPLGVTLVLMALARLFHCFDWRPADGLRPQDIDTSEVYGMTMPKAIPLVAIARPRLPSHFYQSS from the exons ATGGGTCTAATCACCTTAATTTACATCATTCTGTGCCTacattttcttgcatatgtattTCAGTCTTGGTTTAGAATATCAAATAATTCTAGAAGGCTTCCACCAGGCCCGCCCGGTTGGCCGATTATCGGCAACCTTCTTCAGTTGAGTCAATTACCACATAGGGACTTGGCTTCTTTGTGTCAGAAATACGGACCTCTAGTGTACCTTCGACTAGGGAGCATTGATGCCATCACCACCAACGATCCCGATATTATACGCGAAATCCTTGTCCATCAGGACGATGTATTCGCCTCTCGGCCGAGGACTCTTGCAGCTGTTCACCTGGCCTATGGCTGTGGAGACGTGGCATTGGCTCCGCTAGGCCCGAAATGGAAGAGAATGAGGAGGATTTGCATGGAACATCTACTGACAACAAAAAGACTCGAGTCATTTTCAAGGCATCGGGCCGATGAAGCTCAGCATCTAGTTGAAGATGTTTGGAGCAAGGCCCGCAAGGAAGAACCAATAAATCTGAGGGAAGTTCTGGGTGCTTTTTCCATGAATAACGTGACTAGAATGCTGCTCGAAAAGCAATATTTTGGGGAAGAATCAGCTGGACCACAAGAGGCAATGGAGTTCATGCACATAACGCACGAATTGTTTTGGCTCTTGGGCTTGATTTATTTGGGAGATTATCTGCCGTTTTGGAGGTGGATAGACCCTTATGGTTGTGAGAGAAAAATGAGGGAAGTAGAAAAGAGGGTGGATGATTTTCACTCAAAGATCATTCAAGAACATAGAAAGAAATTGCAAACTGAAGGAGTAAAAGATGAGGCAGAGATTGACTTTGTTGACGTGCTATTGTCTTTGGCAGGTGAAGATGGAGAAGCACACCTAGATGATAAGGACATCAAAGCACTGATTCAG GATATGATAGCTGCTGCTACCGATACTTCTGCTGTCACCAATGAATGGGCAATGGCAGAAGTCATCAAACATCCAACCGTCCTCGAGAAGATCCAAGAAGAGCTTGATACCGTAGTCGGACGTGATCGGATGGTCACAGAATCTGATTTAGCCCACCTAAATTACCTACGATGCGTTGTACGTGAAACTTTTCGAATGCACCCGGCCGGTCCATTTCTCATTCCGCATGAGTCAGTTCGAGCCACCACGATCAACGGATACCACATCCCTGCCAAGACACGGGTTTTCATCAACACGCACGGCCTAGGACGGAACACCAAGATATGGGACGATGTGGAAGAATTCAGGCCGGAGAGGCATTTAACAGGAGATGGGAGCCGAGTGGAAATAAGCCACGGATCCGACTTCAAGATATTGCCTTTTAGTGCTGGGAAAAGGAAGTGCCCCGGGGCGCCGCTGGGGGTGACGCTGGTGCTAATGGCATTGGCTCGGCTGTTTCATTGCTTCGATTGGAGGCCAGCTGATGGATTGAGACCTCAAGACATTGATACCAGTGAGGTTTATGGCATGACCATGCCCAAGGCCATTCCCCTGGTGGCGATTGCTAGGCCCCGCCTGCCTTCTCATTTCTACCAGTCCTCTTAA
- the LOC113730738 gene encoding probable U3 small nucleolar RNA-associated protein 7: protein MDEDDEMDMKVKKYLRGESANLEILQDRKLKGQLAVREELYGKSAKAAAKIEKWLLPSEGGYLEAEGIEKTWRIKQESIAQEVDILSTRNQYDIVLPDFGPYSLDFTSSGRYMAIAGRKGHLGILDMKNMALIKEFQVRETVRDIAFLHNELFFAAAQKKYPYIYNRDGTELHCLKEHGAVLKLQFLKNHFLLATINKLGQLHYQDVTTGQMVGNYRTGHGRSDVMQVNPFNGVVAVGHSRGTVSMWKPTSAAPVVKMLCHQGPVTALAFHSNGHLLATAGMERKIKLWDLRKFEVLQTLSGHAKTLDFSQKGLLAGATGSFVQIWGDLAGSQSYDRYMGHSMAKGYQIGKVAFRPYEDVLGIGHSKGWSSVLIPGSGEPNFDTWVANPFETPKQRREKEIHSLLDKLPPETIMLDPTKIGAVRPTRKKEKPTNPEREAELEAAVAAAKDIPMKKKTKGRNKPSKRAKKKQEAVEKAKRPFLEQAAKEEELSKEKRKRISEENELPKSLQRFTRKKAKA, encoded by the exons ATG GATGAGGATGATGAGATGGATATGAAAGTGAAAAAGTACCTTAGAGGTGAAAGCGCCAATTTGGAG ATTTTGCAAGATAGAAAATTGAAGGGTCAGCTTGCTGTGAGGGAAGAATTATATGGAAAGTCTGCAAAAGCTGCTGCCAAAATTGAGAAG TGGCTCTTGCCGAGTGAAGGGGGCTATTTGGAGGCTGAAGGTATAGAGAAGACATGGAGGATCAAACAGGAATCAATTGCCCAAGAAGTAGACATACTGAGCACCAGAAATCAATATGACATTGTTTTACCAG ATTTTGGTCCTTACTCGCTGGATTTTACCTCAAGTGGACGCTATATGGCAATAGCTGGACGTAAGGGCCACCTCGGCATCCTAGATATGAAAAATATGGCCCTAATCAAAGAATTTCAG GTTAGGGAAACTGTTCGAGATATTGCATTCCTGCATAATGAATTATTCTTCGCCGCTGCCCAGAAGAA GTATCCTTATATATATAACCGTGATGGCACAGAACTTCATTGTCTGAAG GAACATGGTGCGGtgttgaagcttcaatttctgAAAAATCATTTCCTCTTGGCTACCATAAACAAATTGGGGCAGCTTCATTATCAGGATGTCACCACAGGGCAAATGGTAGGCAACTACAGAACTGGTCATGGTCGTTCAGATGTTATGCAGGTCAATCCCTTCAATGGGGTGGTTGCAGTTGGTCATTCCCGTGGAACGGTAAGCATGTGGAAGCCCACCAGTGCTGCTCCTGTGGTCAAGATGCTGTGTCACCAAGGACCTGTTACAGCTTTGGCATTTCATAGTAATGGCCATCTGCTGGCAACAGCTGGTATGGAGAGAAAAATCAAGCtctgggacttgaggaagtttGAGGTCCTCCAGACTTTGTCCGGTCATGCCAAGACCTTAGATTTCAGTCAGAAAGGGTTGCTTGCTGGAGCAACTGGATCATTTGTTCAAATTTGGGGGGATCTAGCTGGATCTCAGAGTTATGACCGCTATATGGGTCATTCAATGgcaaaagggtaccaaataggAAAGGTTGCGTTCCGACCGTATGAAGATGTTTTGGGCATTGGGCACTCCAAGGGCTGGTCTTCGGTCTTAATTCCTGGATCAGGAGAGCCCAACTTCGATACTTGGGTGGCGAATCCATTTGAAACTCCTAAACAGCGGAGAGAGAAGGAAATACATTCTCTTCTTGATAAACTCCCTCCAGAGACAATCATGTTGGATCCCACGAAGATTGGTGCAGTGAGGCctacaaggaagaaagaaaagccaACCAATCCGGAGAGAGAGGCAGAGTTGGAAGCCGCGGTTGCTGCTGCTAAAGATATTCCtatgaagaagaaaacaaaaggtagGAATAAGCCAAGTAAAAGAGCAAAGAAGAAGCAGGAAGCTGTAGAAAAAGCTAAGAGGCCCTTTCTGGAACAGGCAGCGAAAGAAGAGGAGTTGTCTAAAGAGAAGAGGAAGCGAATCAGCGAGGAAAATGAATTACCAAAATCTTTACAGCGGTTTACCAGGAAGAAAGCAAAAGCATAA
- the LOC113730741 gene encoding phosphoglucan phosphatase DSP4, amyloplastic isoform X2, with the protein MVPTAPQFRHNIVGKAISGSTSSAEMDGAKVDEEKSDVYTHNMTKAMGAVLTYRHELGMNYNFIRPDLIVGSCLQSPEDVDKLRSIGVKTIFCLQQDPDLEYFGVDIKAIREYASSCVDIEHLRAQIRDFDGFDLRMRLPAVVSKLHKAINSNGGVTYIHCTAGMGRAPAVALAYMFWVQGYKLGEAYQLLMNKRSCFPKLDAIKSATADLLTGFKKKLVTLRWYSSNCSTVEISGLDIGWGQRMPLNFDEEQGSWILQRELPEGHYEYKYIVDGEWMCNKYELVTSPNKDGHVNNYIRVADSNPNGISSRIRKRLSGEDPNLTKNERTIIRQFLEACPDEE; encoded by the exons ATGGTGCCGACAGCTCCGCAGTTTCGGCATAATATTGTGGGAAAG GCTATATCTGGTTCTACATCTAGTGCTGAGATGGATGGTGCTAAAGTGGACGAGGAAAAATCTGATGTATATACCCACAACATGACCAAGGCCATGGGCGCCG TCTTGACTTACAGACATGAACTAGGAATGAACTACAATTTCATTCGTCCAGATTTGATTGTGGGGTCATGCCTGCAG TCTCCTGAAGATGTTGACAAGCTTCGCAGCATAGGGGTCAAAACGATTTTTTGTTTGCAACAAGACCCTGATCTTGA ATATTTTGGGGTCGATATTAAAGCCATTCGCGAGTATGCTAGCTCATGTGTTGACATTGAACACTTGCGAGCTCAAATAAG GGATTTTGATGGGTTTGATTTACGGATGCGGCTTCCAGCAGTGGTGAGCAAATTACACAAGGCCATTAATTCTAATGGCGGTgtaacttatatacattgcacAGCTGGGATGGGAAGAGCTCCTGCAGTCGCT CTAGCTTACATGTTCTGGGTTCAAGGCTATAAACTTGGCGAAGCCTATCAATTGCTCATG AATAAACGCTCTTGCTTCCCAAAGTTGGATGCTATCAAAAGTGCAACTGCTGACCTC CTTACAGGCTTCAAAAAGAAGCTTGTCACGCTGAGGTGGTATAGTAGCAATTGTTCCACAGTGGAAATCTCTGGACTTGATATTGGATGGGGTCAG AGAATGCCATTGAATTTTGACGAGGAACAAGGTTCATGGATACTGCAGAGGGAATTACCA GAAGGACATTATGAGTACAAATACATTGTTGATGGTGAATGGATGTGCAATAAGTACGAACTTGTTACTTCTCCCAACAAAGATGGCCACGTGAACAATTATATCAGA GTTGCAGACAGTAACCCCAATGGCATTAGTTCGAGGATAAGAAAAAGGCTAAGCGGTGAAGACCCCAACCTCACGAAGAACGAAAGAACCATAATTAGACAATTTCTTGAGGCCTGCCCTGATGAGGAGTGA